The DNA segment AGTCAGCTTGAGCAATTCAAGAAAGTAGCAACGAACTAATTTATAGATACTATATGGAGGCTTACTTACATGATTGAACGTTATACTCGTCCGGAAATGGGCGCCATTTGGACTGATGAAAACCGTTATAATGCTTGGCTAGAGGTTGAGATTGTTGCGTGTGAAGCATGGTCTGAGCTAGGAATGATTCCAAAGGAAGATGTTCAAAAGATTCGCGAGCATGCGAGCTTTGACATTGCACGAATTCTTGAAATTGAAGAAGAGACAAGACACGATGTGGTTGCCTTTACACGTGCGGTATCTGAAACACTTGGAGAAGAGCGCAAATGGGTTCATTACGGACTGACGTCAACAGATGTTGTAGATACAGCCCTTTCTTATTTACTTAAACAAGCAAATGATATTTTAGCTGCAGACTTAGATCGTTTTCTAGAAATCTTAAAAAACAAAGCTATTGAACATAAGTACACAGTAATGATGGGACGTACGCACGGTGTTCATGCAGAGCCAACAACATTTGGATTGAAGCTTGGCTTATGGTATGAGGAAATGAAACGTAACATTGAGCGCTTTAAACACGCAGCGGAGGGCGTACGTTTTGGTAAGCTGTCTGGTGCCGTTGGAACCTATGCCAACATTGACCCACAGATTGAACAGCTTGTTTGTGAGAAGCTTGGTCTGAATGCAGCACCAATCTCTACTCAAACCTTGCAACGTGATCGTCACGCAGAATATATGGCGACTCTTGCACTGATTGCAACGTCTGTAGAGAAATTTGCTGTTGAAATTCGTGGTCTTCAAAAGAGTGAGACGCGTGAAGTTGAAGAATTTTTTGCAAAAGGTCAAAAAGGATCTTCTGCAATGCCGCACAAGCGTAACCCAATCGGTTCTGAAAATATGACTGGGCTTGCTCGTTTAATTAGAGGCTACATGCTGACAGCCTACGAAAACGTACCATTATGGCACGAACGTGATATCTCTCACTCATCTGCTGAACGAGTGATTCTGCCGGATGCAACGATTGGTCTGAACTACATGTTAAATCGTTTCTCAAATATCGTGAAGAATCTTACTGTTTTCCCTGAAAACATGAAGCGTAACATGACGCGCACATACGGGCTTATTTACTCTCAACGCGTGCTTCTTTCTCTTATTGATAAAGGCATGGTTCGTGAGGAAGCCTATGACCTTGTTCAACCAAAAGCCACACAAGCGTGGGAAGAAGGTATTCAATTCCGCGAGCTTGTTGATGCAGAAGAGCGCATTACAGCGGTGCTATCTAAGGAAGAAATTGACGAATGCTTTAACTATGAACATCACTTAAAGCATGTAGATACGATTTTTAATCGCCTTGGCTTACAGTAAACCTTAGGGAGGTCCACACCAATGGAAAAACAGCAGCAGCTTTACGAAGGAAAGGCAAAACGAATTTATCAAACGTCTGAACCGGGTGTTCTTTGGGTCACGTATAAGGATGACGCAACAGCATTTAACGGAGAGAAAAAGGACACGCTTGAAGGTAAGGCGAGATTAAATAATGAGATTTCCACGTTAATCTTTACTCATTTAAATGAAAAAGGGCTTCATAGTCACTTCATTCGGAGATTATCTGACACGGAGCAACTTGTTCGTCAGGTGGAGATCGTTCCACTTGAAGTGGTTGTCCGAAATGTCGTTGCTGGAAGCATGGCAAAGCGTCTTGGAATAGAAGAAGGCACGCCACTTGTTGAACCAATCGTTGAGTTCTACTACAAAGATGATTCGTTAGGTGATCCACTTATCACAGAGGATCATGTGTATCTCTTAGGGGCAGCAACAGCCGAAGAGGTTGAATCTCTTAAAATTCAAGCCAAAAAAGTAAATGAGTTATTAGTAGAGTTGTTTGCAGGAATTGGTGTAAGACTCGTTGATTTTAAACTAGAGTTTGGTCGTACAGACGAAGGGAAGCTGCTGTTGGCTGATGAAATTTCACCTGACACATGTCGTCTTTGGGACATTAAAACAAACCAGAAGCTAGATAAAGATCTGTTTCGTCGTAATCTAGGAAGCTTGCAAGATGGATATCAGGAAATACTAACACGCTTGGGAGGCCAATAATGTATAAAGTTAAAGTCTACGTAACGTTAAGAGAAAGTGTTCTTGATCCTCAGGGGGTAGCGGTTCAAAATGCGCTACACACAATGGAGTATAAGGAAGTAGAAGAAGTACGTATCGGAAAATACATGGAGCTGACACTTGCAGATACAAGCAATGTGGACGCTCGTGTAAAAGAAATGTGCGAGAAGCTTTTAGCGAATACCGTTATTGAAGACTATAGCTATGACATTGAGGAGGTTGTCTCTTCATGAAGTTTGCGGTCATAGTATTTCCAGGCTCAAACTGTGACGCGGATATGTACCATGCGATCCGCGACCAGCTTGGGGAAGAGGTAGATTACGTGTGGCACAACGATACCTCACTTGATGGGTATGATGGCATTCTCTTGCCGGGTGGTTTCTCACATGGAGACTACTTGCGTTCAGGTGCCATTGCTAGATTTGCTCCAATTATGAATGCGGTCATTGAAGCGGCAAATGCAGGCGTACCCGTTCTTGGTGTTTGTAATGGATTCCAGGTTCTCTTGGAGGCTGGATTGCTTCCGGGTGCCATGAAGCGTAACGAGGGACTTAAATTTATCTGTCGTCCGGTACAACTATCGGTAGAAAACGCAGATACATTATTCACTTCAACTTATACAAAGGGGCAAGAGATTACGATTCCAGTCGCACATGGTGAAGGAAACTATGAATGTGACGAAGAAACGTATCAAGCTCTTGAAGCAAATAATCAAATTGTGTTCCGTTATAGCGAGAATGTAAATGGATCTCGTCATCAAATTGCAGGAATTGTGAACGAGGCAGGAAATGTACTCGGTATGATGCCTCACCCAGAGCGTGCTGTAGAAGAACTTCTTGGCAGTGATCAAGGGCTACCATTATTTCAATCTATTCTAAAAAACTGGAGGGACTCTCATGTCACTACTCGTTGAACCAACATCTGAACAGGTAAAAAAAGAAAAGCTGTATCAGGCTATGGGTTTAACTGATGATGAATTCCAGCTTGTTGAAGAGATTTTAGGGCGTACCCCTAACTATACAGAAACCGGATTATTCTCAGTTATGTGGTCAGAGCATTGCAGCTACAAAAACTCAAAGGTTCTTCTTAAGAAGTTCCCTGTAACAGGTGAAAAGGTTCTTCAAGGACCTGGTGAAGGTGCAGGAATTATTGATATTGGTGATGAACAGGCGGTTGTTTTTAAAATTGAAAGCCACAACCACCCTTCAGCGATTGAGCCTTATCAAGGAGCTGCAACCGGAGTTGGCGGAATTTTGCGTGATGTGTTCTCCATGGGAGCACGACCAATCTCGATATTAAATTCTCTTCGTTTTGGTGAACTAACGTCTCCAAAGGTTCGCTACCTATTTGAAGAGGTTGTTGCGGGTATTGCAGGATACGGAAACTGTATCGGTGTCCCAACAGTAGGGGGAGAAGTACAATTTGATCCTTGTTATGAAGGAAACCCTTTAGTGAATGCAATGTGTGTTGGTTTAATTGACCATAAAGACATTCAAAAAGGGCAAGCAAAAGGTGTAGGAAACACAGTGATGTACGTTGGCGCAAGCACAGGCCGGGACGGGATCCACGGTGCAACCTTTGCATCTGAGGAGTTAAGTGAAAGTTCAGAAGAGAAACGCCCAGCCGTTCAAGTAGGCGACCCATTTATGGAAAAGCTTTTACTTGAAGCATGCCTTGAGTTAATTCAAAGTGATGCGTTAGTTGGGATTCAAGACATGGGAGCGGCAGGACTAACATCGTCTTCTGCTGAGATGGCTAGTAAAGCTGGTTCTGGAATTGTGATGAACCTAGACCTGATTCCACAACGTGAAAAAGGCATGACTGCTTATGAGATGATGTTATCTGAATCTCAAGAGCGTATGCTTATCGTTGTGCAAAAAGGAAGAGAAGCTGAAATCAAAGAAATCGTCGATCGTTGGGGACTACTTTCAGCAGAGGTTGGTTACGTAACAGACGATAAACGTCTTCGTTTGATGCATAACGGCGAGGTAGCGGCAGATGTTCCTGTAGATGCACTAGCTGAAGAAGCACCTGTTTATCACAAGCCTTCATCTGTACCAGCTTATTACAAGGAGTTCCAAGAACAAGCTGCTTATGTACCTAAAGTAGAAGACTTTAATGAAACATTACTTAAACTACTAGCTCAGCCAACCATTGCGAGTAAGGAATGGGTCTATGATCAATACGACTACATGGTTCAAACAAACACGGTGGTATCACCTGGTTCCGATGCAGCTGTTGTGCGCATCCGTGATACACGTAAAGCACTTGCGATGACAACAGATTGTAATTCACGTTATCTATATCTAGATCCTGAAGTGGGTGGCAAGATTGCTGTAGCCGAGGCGGCTCGTAACATCGTCGCATCTGGTGGCGTACCTCTTGGAGTAACGGATTGCTTAAACTACGGTAGCCCTGATAAGCCTGAGATCTTCTGGCAGCTTGAAACATCAACAGACGGAATGAGTGAAGCGTGCCGTACGCTTGAAACACCGGTTATCGGTGGAAACGTTTCTCTTTACAATGAAACAACTGGTGGAGCGATTTACCCAACGCCTGTAATCGGTATGGTTGGACTAATTGAGGATCTTGATCATATTACAACGCAGGACTACAAGGCAGTTGGCGATCTTGTTTATCTTTTAGGCGAAACAAAACCTGAGTTTAGTGGAAGTGAGCTTCAAAAGCTTCAAGAAGGACGTATTTTCGGTAAGGCGCCTGAGATTGATTTATCTCTTGAGAAAGCTCGTTTAGAACAGCTTTTAAAAGCAATTCAATCTGGTCTCGTTGCATCTGCTCATGATGTATCTGAAGGTGGTCTTGCGGTTGCATTAGCAGAAGGAATGACATCTGGTACATTTGGTGTTCGCGTTCAACAAGAAGGTACAAACCCGGTTAACCTTTTTGCAGAAAGTCAGTCTCGTTTTGTTGTGACTATTTCTCCTGAACATCGTACAGCCTTTGAAGCGATTGTAGATGCGGAATGTATTGGTGAAGTCACAAATGAGAATCAATTAGTTGTATGTGACGAGAACGGCAAGGCAGTTCTTGATGTGTCACAAGAAGAAATCGTTAAGGCTTGGAAAGGAGCCATTCCATGTTTGCTGAAATAAAAGGCTTAAATGAAGAGTGTGGAGTATTTGCTGTTTGGGGACATAAAGACGCAGCGCAAATTACGTATTATGGTTTGCATAGTCTTCAGCATCGAGGTCAGGAAGGAGCAGGCATCGTTGTTTCTGACGGAGACACGTTGAATGTTCATAAAGGACTTGGTCTCGTAAATGAAGTCTTTGACCAGCAAACCTTACATTCTCTTCACGGCTCTGCGGCGATCGGTCATGTTCGTTATGCTACAGCTGGCGGCGGTGGATTCGCGAATGTACAGCCACTGATGTTTCGTTCACAGGTAGGCGGACTGGCCATTGCACACAACGGAAACATTGTGAATGCCAACAACCTTAAGCTTCAGCTTGAAAACCAAGGAAGTATCTTTCAATCTACATCCGATACAGAAGTACTCGCGCATCTCATTAAGCGTAGCGGCTATTGGTCTTTAGAAGACCAATTCCGCCATGCACTTGCCATGCTTAAAGGAGCCTATGCGTTTGCGGTGATGAATGAACATCAACTCATTGTTGCAATGGATCCAAATGGTCTGAGACCACTTGCTATTGGTCGCATTGGGGAAGCATACGTTGTCGCTTCTGAAACCTGTGCCTTTGATATCATCGGTGCAACATATGAACGTGACGTATTGCCTGGAGAAATGGTGATTATTGATGACAACGGATTACGTAGTGAACAATATGACAAATCACCGAATCCTGCGATCTGTAGCATGGAGTATGTGTACTTTGCTCGCCCTGATAGCAACGTTGAAACCATCAACGTTCATACGGCGAGAAAACAGCTGGGGAAACAGCTTGCCATTGAAGCACCAATCGAAGCAGATGTGGTAACTGGTGTGCCGGATTCTAGTATTTCAGCAGCCATTGGCTATGCCGAGCAAACAGGAATCCCTTATGAACTTGGATTAATTAAGAACCGCTATGTTGGACGTACGTTCATTCAGCCTTCACAGGAGCTACGTGAGCAAGGTGTGAAGATGAAGCTTTCAGCCGTACGTGGGGTTGTTGAAGGCAAACGAGTAGTTATGATCGATGACTCCATTGTTCGCGGGACTACGAGCCGGAGAATTGTGAATATGTTGAAGGAAGCTGGAGCCCTTGAGGTTCATGTGCGCATCAGTTCGCCTCCGATTAAGCATCCATGTTTCTACGGAATTGATACATCGACCACTTCAGAACTTATTGCTTCGCAGCATTCATTAGAAGAGATGCGTGACATGATGGGTGCAGATAGCTTAGCCTTTTTAAGCACAGATGGGTTAATGAAGGGAATTGGACGCAATCCGGAAATGAGTAATTGTGGTCAATGTTTGGCTTGCTTTACAGGAGAATATCCAACAGAAATTTATGCAGATACAGTTCATCCACACGCAAAGGTGTAATAAAGGGAGGCAGCATTCGCATGTCAGATGCATACAAACAAGCCGGTGTTGATATTGAAGCAGGCTATGAATCAGTAAAACGAATGGGACAGCACGTGAAAAGAACAGCTCGTGCAGGTGTTCTTGGAGGTCTAGGTGGATTCGGAGGCAACTTCGATTTATCTTCTCTAAACTACAAAGAACCGGTCCTTGTATCCGGAACAGACGGTGTAGGAACAAAGCTTATGCTTGCTTTTATGATGGATAAGCATGACACAATCGGTGTAGATGCCGTTGCGATGTGTGTGAACGATATTGTTGTTCAGGGTGCAGAGCCGCTTTATTTCCTTGATTACATCGCATGTGGAAAGGCTGATCCAGAGCGAATCGAAGCCATTGTCAAAGGAGTGGCAGATGGCTGTGAACAAGCTGGCTGTGCTCTTATTGGAGGCGAAACAGCTGAAATGCCGGGTATGTATGATCCGGAGGAATACGATCTAGCAGGATTTTCTGTTGGAGCTGTAGAGAAGTCCGCACTGATTACGGGCGATGCAATCAAGCCTGGCAATGTTGTCATTGGTCTAAGTTCAAGCGGCTTACACAGCAATGGTTTTTCACTTGTGAGACATGTGCTACTTGAAAAAGCAGGGTATGCTCTTACCGATCAAGTGGATGGTTTAGAGGACACATTGGGTGAAGTGTTACTAACTCCAACTAAGATCTATGTGAAGCCATTACTTGCTGCGATTAAACACCACACTGTAAACGGGCTTGCTCACATTACAGGCGGTGGTTTCTATGAAAATGTTCCGAGAATGCTGCCATCAGGTACAAAAGTAGAGATTGATAACGGCTCTTGGCCAGTTCCTTCCATCTTTAATGTGCTAGAAAGAGAAGGAGAATTGAGTGAAAAAGATCTTTTCTCTACTTTTAATATGGGAATTGGAATGATGCTTGTTGTTCCAGAAGATGAGCACCTTGATGTCATTCGTACACTTGAGTCAGAAGGTGAGCAGGCCTACATCATTGGGCGTGTGTCTCGCGGCGAAGGTGTAACTATTGGAGGCATTGATTCATGAAGATCGCTGTATTTGCTTCAGGTACAGGCTCAAATGCAGAGGCTCTAATGCAAGCCGCATCCCAAAAGCAACTAGGCGGCGAGGTCGCGCTTCTTATTTCTGATAAGCCGGGAGCTGGTGCGCTTGAAAAAGCTGAACGCTACGGGGTTCCTGCTATTGCGTTAGCGCCAAAGGACTTTCCAACGAAAGCAGATTATGAAGCAAAAGTAGTCTCTCATTTGCACGAGTACGGTGTGGAATTTGTCTGTCTAGCAGGATATATGAGATTGATTGGTTCCACCTTGCTAGATGCATACGAGGGACTAATTGTGAACATCCACCCATCGCTTTTACCAGCTTTTCCTGGATTAGACGCAGTGGGGCAGGCACTCGAAGCAGGAGTAAGTGAAACCGGTGTAACCATTCATTATGTTGATGCAGGCATGGATACTGGACCGATTATTGCCCAAGATAAAATTGTCATTGAAGAGACCGATTCAAGTGAAGATGTGTTCAAAAAGATTCAAGAAATTGAACATAAGCTGTATCCGCAAACGGTTAAGCAAATCATGGAGAGAAAAGTTGTAGGAGGAGACGGACAAAAATGAGTAAGAAACGAGCATTAATCAGTGTATCTAAAAAAGAAGGATTAGTACCATTTGTTCAAGGACTCGTAGAACAAGGCATTGAAGTCATCTCTACAGGTGGAACAAAAAAAGCGCTTGAAGAAGCCGGTGTCCCTGTGATCGGTATTTCAGAAGTGACGGGCTTCCCTGAAATTCTTGATGGACGAGTTAAAACCCTTCATCCAAACATCCATGGTGGCTTACTTGCGATGCGTGAGAAAGCGGAGCACCAGGAAGCTCTTAAAACACACTCGATTGATCCAATTGATTTTGTTGTCGTAAACCTATATCCATTTGCTGAGACAATTGCGAAGGAAGGCTCTACATTTGAAGACGCCATTGAAAATATCGATATCGGTGGGCCAAGCATGCTTCGTTCAGCAGCAAAGAATCACAACCACGTAACAGTTGTTGTCGATCCTTCCGACTATGAGCATGTGTTAGCTGAACTAAAAGAAAATGGAGCAGTTAACGGAGACACGCGTCGTCGTTTAGCAGCAAAAGTTTTCCGTCACACAGCTGCGTATGATGCGATGATTGGAAGCTATTTAACTGAAGCGGTGGGAGAAGAATACCCTGAATCTCTAACCCTTACATATGAGCGCAGTCAATCTCTTCGTTATGGAGAGAACCCACACCAAAAAGCAGCATTTTACAAATCTGCTCAAGGAGACAAGAGCTCAATCGCAAATGCGACACAGCTTCACGGCAAGGAGCTCTCTTACAATAATATTGGTGATGCGAATGCAGCTCTTGAGATTGTAAAGGAATTTTCTGAACCAGCAGCTGTCGCTGTAAAACACATGAATCCATGTGGAGTCGGTACAGGTGAAACAATTGAACAAGCATTCAACCGTGCGTACGAAGCAGATTCTGTATCCATTTTTGGTGGAATCATTGCATTGAATCGCGAAGTAGATGCTGTGACTGCTGAGAAGATGTCTACCATTTTCTTAGAAGTGATTATCGCTCCTAGCTTTACAGAAGAAGCAAAAGCGATCTTAACAAAAAAGAAAAATATCCGCTTACTTCAGCTTGCTATTGAGACAACAGAAAAAGCAGTGAACAAAGTCACATCTGTTCAAGGTGGATTGCTCGTACAAGAGGAAGACAAGCCAGAGGTAGATGAGACGAGCTGGACTGTTCCAACGAAACGTCAGCCAACAGGAGACGAATGGACAGCCTTAAAGTTAGGCTGGAAGGTTGTAAAGCATGTGAAATCCAATGCGATCGTATTAACAAACGGTGAAATGACAGTAGGTGTTGGAGCTGGACAAATGAACCGTGTTGGTGCGGCAGGAATTGCCATTGAACAAGCAGGTGAACGTGCAAACGGCTCAGCGCTTGCATCCGATGCATTCTTCCCAATGGGTGACACAGTGGAAGCAGCAGGAAAAGCAGGAGTCAAAGCGATTATTCAGCCGGGTGGATCGATCCGTGACGAAGAATCGGTTCAAAAAGCGGACGAATACGGCATTGCTATGGTATTCACTGGAACACGTCACTTTAAACACTAAGAGCGGAGGATGCCACAATGAATGTACTTGTAGTTGGAGGCGGTGGACGAGAGCATGCCATCGCGTGGAAGCTCTCGCAAAGCACAAAAGTTAAGAACGTATTTGCAGCACCGGGGAATCCGGGAATGACAGATGTAGCTCAAGTGGTTTCTATTGGTGAAACGGATTTTGCAGGTTTGATTTCATTTGCTAAAGAAAACAACGTAGAGTGGACCGTCATTGGACCAGAGGTGCCTTTAAGCCTTGGGATCGTTGACCACTTTAAAGAAGCTGGATTAAAGGTATTTGGACCAAACCAAGCCGCTGCAAAAATTGAAGGCAGTAAGTCCTTTGCGAAAGACTTGATGAATCGGTATGGCATCCCTACAGGTGCCTCTGCCACATTTTCTGACTACGTGGAAGCTGCGGCTTATGTAAAAGCTCAAGGTGCGCCGATCGTCATTAAAGCAGACGGACTTGCAGCTGGAAAAGGCGTAACGGTTGCGATGACAGAAGAGGAAGCACTAGCTGCTTTGTCTGACGTGCTAGAAGCCAATCGCTTTGGAGATGCTGGAGCAAGTGTGTTAGTTGAGGAGTATTTAGAAGGGGAAGAGCTATCCCTTATGGCGTTTGTTCATAATGATATCGTCGTGCCAATGGTCGGAGCGCAGGACCATAAGCGTGCATTTGATGGTGACAAAGGTCCGAATACCGGCGGGATGGGTGCATACTCTCCTGTGCCTCAATTTAATGCCAATCAAGTTGACGTGGCGGTTCGTGCTGTATTAGAGCCGGCTGCTTCGGCAATGGTTGAAGAAGGCACACCATTTACCGGCATTCTATATGCAGGCTTAATGATGACAGCAACGGGTCCAAAAGTGATTGAATTTAACGCTCGCTTTGGAGACCCAGAAACACAAGTGGTGCTTCCACGATTAGAGACAGATCTCATCGACGTGATGGAGCAATTACATTACGGTGAAAAACCAGAGCTCCTCTGGTCAGAAGAAGCAGTGGTTGGTGTGGTTATGGCGAGCACTGGTTACCCTGGAGAGTATCCAAAAGGTGTAGCCATCGCCGGACTTGAAGCAGCCGCCAAAAAAGGACTCGTTTTTCATGCAGGAACAGCCCTTCATGATGGAATCTGGCAAACAAACGGAGGCCGCGTCCTCCTCGTTGCAGCCAAAGGAGAAACCATTCAAGAAGCAAAGGAAAAAGCCTACGAATCCCTGCTCCATATTAAGAGCGAAGGCCTTTTTAACCGGACGGACATCGCGGACAAAGCAATTAAATAAAGATGAGTACAGCATCTGCTTCGGCGGGTGCTGTTTTTTGTTGAGTTGGGAGCGAGATCGATGCGATGGAGAGCAGGATCGATGCGATAGGGTGCTGGATCCATGTGATGGAGGAGGGATCGATGGGATAGAGGGGTGGATTCATGCGATGGAGGAGGGATCGATGTGATAGAGGGGTGGATGCATGTGATGGGGGAGGGATGGATGCGATAGGGAGCAGGATCCATGGGATAGACGCTAGGAGTGAAACGCTAACCCAAAAACAACTATTGCCCAGTACTCTATTTCCATGTTTTACTAATATTATAAATGTCAATCAATTCTAATTTAGAGGAGACCAAGACTAATGATCAGACGCATCACTTTGTTTCTGCTTTTTGCTTTAATCCCGTATGGTTATATTGGAATGCAGTTGGACTTTTCGTATCATGCAGTTATAGGTTACATTGGGTGGGGCATTGTTTTTATTTTGGTTGGGTTCTTGACAAGACGTAAGGTCCTAGGTCTTGAAACGGTCGCCATTCCAATCATTTCATATGTCATTTCCTACCTCTGTGTTCAAGCCTTCCAAATCGAACGGTGGTCCTACTTTTTCATTCCTTTTGGTGTTGAAAGCACATTGCTTCTATTTTACATTCTTAGTTTACTTGGGCTAGGTATAGGGCTGTTAATTGGCAAAAAGAAAAAGAACCCAGCGCTATGATGGGTTCATCACACGTCCATCCTGATGATGTTCGTGTTTTTTTGTTTCTATCTGATTTGCCTTGTTCATATACTTAATAGGACAAAAGCGAGTAATTCCTTCGGCTACCTTTAATGCACCTAGAATAATGCCGATAAAACCAATAAGGGATGCTTGTTTCTTAGCCGAAAATAATCCGAGCAATGTGAGGCCAC comes from the Alkalihalobacillus sp. FSL W8-0930 genome and includes:
- the purB gene encoding adenylosuccinate lyase; this translates as MIERYTRPEMGAIWTDENRYNAWLEVEIVACEAWSELGMIPKEDVQKIREHASFDIARILEIEEETRHDVVAFTRAVSETLGEERKWVHYGLTSTDVVDTALSYLLKQANDILAADLDRFLEILKNKAIEHKYTVMMGRTHGVHAEPTTFGLKLGLWYEEMKRNIERFKHAAEGVRFGKLSGAVGTYANIDPQIEQLVCEKLGLNAAPISTQTLQRDRHAEYMATLALIATSVEKFAVEIRGLQKSETREVEEFFAKGQKGSSAMPHKRNPIGSENMTGLARLIRGYMLTAYENVPLWHERDISHSSAERVILPDATIGLNYMLNRFSNIVKNLTVFPENMKRNMTRTYGLIYSQRVLLSLIDKGMVREEAYDLVQPKATQAWEEGIQFRELVDAEERITAVLSKEEIDECFNYEHHLKHVDTIFNRLGLQ
- the purC gene encoding phosphoribosylaminoimidazolesuccinocarboxamide synthase, with protein sequence MEKQQQLYEGKAKRIYQTSEPGVLWVTYKDDATAFNGEKKDTLEGKARLNNEISTLIFTHLNEKGLHSHFIRRLSDTEQLVRQVEIVPLEVVVRNVVAGSMAKRLGIEEGTPLVEPIVEFYYKDDSLGDPLITEDHVYLLGAATAEEVESLKIQAKKVNELLVELFAGIGVRLVDFKLEFGRTDEGKLLLADEISPDTCRLWDIKTNQKLDKDLFRRNLGSLQDGYQEILTRLGGQ
- the purS gene encoding phosphoribosylformylglycinamidine synthase subunit PurS; translated protein: MYKVKVYVTLRESVLDPQGVAVQNALHTMEYKEVEEVRIGKYMELTLADTSNVDARVKEMCEKLLANTVIEDYSYDIEEVVSS
- the purQ gene encoding phosphoribosylformylglycinamidine synthase subunit PurQ, encoding MKFAVIVFPGSNCDADMYHAIRDQLGEEVDYVWHNDTSLDGYDGILLPGGFSHGDYLRSGAIARFAPIMNAVIEAANAGVPVLGVCNGFQVLLEAGLLPGAMKRNEGLKFICRPVQLSVENADTLFTSTYTKGQEITIPVAHGEGNYECDEETYQALEANNQIVFRYSENVNGSRHQIAGIVNEAGNVLGMMPHPERAVEELLGSDQGLPLFQSILKNWRDSHVTTR
- the purL gene encoding phosphoribosylformylglycinamidine synthase subunit PurL, which encodes MSLLVEPTSEQVKKEKLYQAMGLTDDEFQLVEEILGRTPNYTETGLFSVMWSEHCSYKNSKVLLKKFPVTGEKVLQGPGEGAGIIDIGDEQAVVFKIESHNHPSAIEPYQGAATGVGGILRDVFSMGARPISILNSLRFGELTSPKVRYLFEEVVAGIAGYGNCIGVPTVGGEVQFDPCYEGNPLVNAMCVGLIDHKDIQKGQAKGVGNTVMYVGASTGRDGIHGATFASEELSESSEEKRPAVQVGDPFMEKLLLEACLELIQSDALVGIQDMGAAGLTSSSAEMASKAGSGIVMNLDLIPQREKGMTAYEMMLSESQERMLIVVQKGREAEIKEIVDRWGLLSAEVGYVTDDKRLRLMHNGEVAADVPVDALAEEAPVYHKPSSVPAYYKEFQEQAAYVPKVEDFNETLLKLLAQPTIASKEWVYDQYDYMVQTNTVVSPGSDAAVVRIRDTRKALAMTTDCNSRYLYLDPEVGGKIAVAEAARNIVASGGVPLGVTDCLNYGSPDKPEIFWQLETSTDGMSEACRTLETPVIGGNVSLYNETTGGAIYPTPVIGMVGLIEDLDHITTQDYKAVGDLVYLLGETKPEFSGSELQKLQEGRIFGKAPEIDLSLEKARLEQLLKAIQSGLVASAHDVSEGGLAVALAEGMTSGTFGVRVQQEGTNPVNLFAESQSRFVVTISPEHRTAFEAIVDAECIGEVTNENQLVVCDENGKAVLDVSQEEIVKAWKGAIPCLLK
- the purF gene encoding amidophosphoribosyltransferase encodes the protein MFAEIKGLNEECGVFAVWGHKDAAQITYYGLHSLQHRGQEGAGIVVSDGDTLNVHKGLGLVNEVFDQQTLHSLHGSAAIGHVRYATAGGGGFANVQPLMFRSQVGGLAIAHNGNIVNANNLKLQLENQGSIFQSTSDTEVLAHLIKRSGYWSLEDQFRHALAMLKGAYAFAVMNEHQLIVAMDPNGLRPLAIGRIGEAYVVASETCAFDIIGATYERDVLPGEMVIIDDNGLRSEQYDKSPNPAICSMEYVYFARPDSNVETINVHTARKQLGKQLAIEAPIEADVVTGVPDSSISAAIGYAEQTGIPYELGLIKNRYVGRTFIQPSQELREQGVKMKLSAVRGVVEGKRVVMIDDSIVRGTTSRRIVNMLKEAGALEVHVRISSPPIKHPCFYGIDTSTTSELIASQHSLEEMRDMMGADSLAFLSTDGLMKGIGRNPEMSNCGQCLACFTGEYPTEIYADTVHPHAKV
- the purM gene encoding phosphoribosylformylglycinamidine cyclo-ligase gives rise to the protein MSDAYKQAGVDIEAGYESVKRMGQHVKRTARAGVLGGLGGFGGNFDLSSLNYKEPVLVSGTDGVGTKLMLAFMMDKHDTIGVDAVAMCVNDIVVQGAEPLYFLDYIACGKADPERIEAIVKGVADGCEQAGCALIGGETAEMPGMYDPEEYDLAGFSVGAVEKSALITGDAIKPGNVVIGLSSSGLHSNGFSLVRHVLLEKAGYALTDQVDGLEDTLGEVLLTPTKIYVKPLLAAIKHHTVNGLAHITGGGFYENVPRMLPSGTKVEIDNGSWPVPSIFNVLEREGELSEKDLFSTFNMGIGMMLVVPEDEHLDVIRTLESEGEQAYIIGRVSRGEGVTIGGIDS
- the purN gene encoding phosphoribosylglycinamide formyltransferase, producing MKIAVFASGTGSNAEALMQAASQKQLGGEVALLISDKPGAGALEKAERYGVPAIALAPKDFPTKADYEAKVVSHLHEYGVEFVCLAGYMRLIGSTLLDAYEGLIVNIHPSLLPAFPGLDAVGQALEAGVSETGVTIHYVDAGMDTGPIIAQDKIVIEETDSSEDVFKKIQEIEHKLYPQTVKQIMERKVVGGDGQK
- the purH gene encoding bifunctional phosphoribosylaminoimidazolecarboxamide formyltransferase/IMP cyclohydrolase — its product is MSKKRALISVSKKEGLVPFVQGLVEQGIEVISTGGTKKALEEAGVPVIGISEVTGFPEILDGRVKTLHPNIHGGLLAMREKAEHQEALKTHSIDPIDFVVVNLYPFAETIAKEGSTFEDAIENIDIGGPSMLRSAAKNHNHVTVVVDPSDYEHVLAELKENGAVNGDTRRRLAAKVFRHTAAYDAMIGSYLTEAVGEEYPESLTLTYERSQSLRYGENPHQKAAFYKSAQGDKSSIANATQLHGKELSYNNIGDANAALEIVKEFSEPAAVAVKHMNPCGVGTGETIEQAFNRAYEADSVSIFGGIIALNREVDAVTAEKMSTIFLEVIIAPSFTEEAKAILTKKKNIRLLQLAIETTEKAVNKVTSVQGGLLVQEEDKPEVDETSWTVPTKRQPTGDEWTALKLGWKVVKHVKSNAIVLTNGEMTVGVGAGQMNRVGAAGIAIEQAGERANGSALASDAFFPMGDTVEAAGKAGVKAIIQPGGSIRDEESVQKADEYGIAMVFTGTRHFKH